A single window of Streptomyces griseoviridis DNA harbors:
- a CDS encoding M23 family metallopeptidase — MPAKGKHRRPKALRLTRSIAVAGTGGAALALPLMGAAGAHAATPQSVSQSVSEKAVASAPAAGAKSATAEKSSATTRTYSVRVGDYLSKIADEQKVSGGWQRLYSDNRQAVGGDPSLIHPGLKLTIGAKAATTADQSSNKSSDAPSSAGSSDAAGSTGSTGSTGSSSASTAQSSSGSSDSSAATVSTGFTLPVSGASVGTSYRASGSMWSSGYHTGVDFVVPTGTALKAVGAGSVVSAGWGGAYGNQVVIQLADGRYAQYAHLSQLSVSTGQSVTAGQQIGLSGATGNVTGPHLHFEIRTTPDYGSDVDPLAYLRAKGVTVG; from the coding sequence ATGCCCGCGAAGGGTAAGCACCGCCGTCCGAAGGCCCTGCGCCTCACTCGTTCGATAGCCGTCGCCGGAACGGGTGGCGCCGCTCTCGCCCTCCCGCTCATGGGAGCCGCAGGCGCCCACGCCGCGACTCCGCAGTCCGTTTCCCAGTCGGTCTCCGAAAAGGCCGTCGCCTCCGCTCCGGCCGCCGGTGCGAAGTCGGCGACCGCGGAGAAGTCGTCCGCCACCACCCGGACCTATTCCGTGCGGGTCGGTGACTATCTCTCGAAGATCGCCGACGAGCAGAAGGTCAGCGGCGGCTGGCAGCGGCTCTACTCCGACAACCGGCAGGCGGTGGGCGGCGATCCGTCGCTGATCCACCCGGGACTCAAGCTCACGATCGGCGCGAAGGCGGCGACGACGGCCGACCAGTCGTCGAACAAGTCGTCGGACGCGCCGTCCTCCGCCGGTTCCTCGGACGCGGCGGGCTCGACGGGCTCCACCGGTTCGACCGGTTCCTCCAGTGCGTCGACCGCGCAGTCCTCCTCGGGCTCCTCGGACTCATCCGCCGCCACCGTTTCCACCGGCTTCACCCTCCCGGTCTCCGGTGCCTCCGTCGGCACCAGCTACCGCGCCTCCGGTTCCATGTGGTCGAGCGGCTACCACACCGGCGTCGACTTCGTGGTGCCGACCGGCACCGCCCTGAAGGCCGTGGGCGCGGGCAGCGTCGTCTCCGCCGGCTGGGGCGGCGCGTACGGCAACCAGGTCGTCATCCAGCTCGCCGACGGCCGCTACGCCCAGTACGCGCACCTCTCGCAGCTCTCCGTGTCGACGGGCCAGAGCGTGACCGCCGGACAGCAGATCGGCCTCTCCGGTGCCACCGGCAACGTGACCGGGCCGCACCTGCACTTCGAGATCCGCACCACGCCCGACTACGGCTCCGACGTGGACCCGCTCGCCTACCTCCGGGCCAAGGGCGTCACCGTCGGCTGA
- a CDS encoding SGNH/GDSL hydrolase family protein, producing MIGSYVAVGDSFTEGVGDPGPDGAFVGWADRFAVLLADRRPEGDFTYANLAVRGKLLDQVVEDQLPKAVELAPDLVSFCAGGNDIIRPGTDPDEVAERFERAVVRLTEVCGTVMVTTGFDTRDVPVLKRLRGKIATYNGHVRAIADRYGCPVLDLWSLRTVQDRRAWDSDRLHLSADGHTRVALRAGQVLGLDVPADPDQAWPPLPPRGTLSVRRDDVHWAREYLVPWIGRRLRGESSGDHVTAKGALSPDDIKSRIAPVA from the coding sequence GTGATCGGGTCGTACGTCGCGGTGGGGGACAGCTTCACCGAAGGCGTCGGCGATCCCGGCCCCGACGGAGCCTTCGTCGGCTGGGCGGACCGGTTCGCGGTCCTGCTCGCCGACCGGCGCCCCGAGGGCGATTTCACGTACGCGAACCTCGCCGTGCGAGGCAAGCTGCTCGACCAGGTGGTCGAGGACCAGCTTCCCAAGGCCGTCGAACTGGCCCCGGACCTGGTCTCCTTCTGCGCGGGCGGCAACGACATCATCCGGCCGGGCACCGACCCCGACGAGGTCGCGGAGCGGTTCGAGCGGGCCGTCGTCCGGCTCACCGAGGTGTGCGGCACCGTCATGGTGACCACCGGCTTCGACACCAGGGACGTCCCCGTGCTCAAGCGTCTGCGCGGGAAGATCGCCACCTACAACGGGCATGTGCGGGCCATCGCCGACCGGTACGGGTGCCCGGTGCTCGACCTGTGGTCGCTGCGGACCGTCCAGGACCGCCGCGCCTGGGACTCCGACCGGCTGCACCTGTCGGCCGACGGCCACACCCGGGTCGCGCTGCGGGCCGGACAGGTGCTCGGCCTCGACGTACCGGCCGACCCCGACCAGGCGTGGCCGCCGCTGCCGCCGCGCGGGACCCTCTCGGTCCGACGCGACGACGTGCACTGGGCCCGCGAGTACCTGGTGCCGTGGATCGGACGGCGGCTGCGGGGCGAGTCGTCGGGGGACCATGTGACGGCCAAGGGCGCGCTCTCCCCGGACGACATCAAGAGCCGGATCGCCCCGGTGGCCTGA
- a CDS encoding TetR family transcriptional regulator C-terminal domain-containing protein has product MARVRLSVAERRTELLRAAVEQIEARGVAAVRIADVASALGVSNALVLYHFSTKERLVAAAFAHAAEDDLVHLRTLLGRRTTALRRLRSAVRWYAPTGQAKGWRLWIEGWAASLRDPALQRVTRDLDRRWKAAITEVIEEGVRAGEFRCPDPSATALRLTAFLDGLAVQLTSYPGGISRAQAQRWADAALTRELEQPPAQG; this is encoded by the coding sequence GTGGCACGGGTGCGGTTGAGCGTGGCGGAACGGCGTACGGAGTTGCTGCGGGCCGCCGTCGAGCAGATCGAGGCGCGGGGTGTGGCGGCGGTACGGATCGCCGACGTCGCCTCGGCGCTCGGTGTGAGCAACGCGCTGGTGCTCTATCACTTCTCCACGAAGGAACGCCTGGTCGCGGCGGCGTTCGCGCACGCGGCCGAGGACGACCTGGTCCATCTGCGCACGCTGCTCGGCCGCCGTACGACGGCGCTGCGCCGGCTGCGCTCCGCGGTGCGCTGGTACGCGCCGACCGGCCAGGCCAAGGGCTGGCGCCTGTGGATCGAAGGCTGGGCGGCGTCGTTGCGCGACCCGGCCCTCCAGCGGGTGACCCGGGACCTGGACCGGCGGTGGAAGGCGGCCATCACGGAGGTGATCGAGGAGGGCGTGCGGGCGGGCGAGTTCCGCTGTCCCGACCCGTCCGCCACCGCGCTGCGGCTGACCGCGTTCCTCGACGGCCTCGCCGTGCAGCTGACGTCGTACCCGGGCGGGATCTCCCGCGCCCAGGCGCAGCGCTGGGCGGACGCGGCCCTCACCCGCGAACTGGAGCAGCCGCCCGCGCAGGGGTGA
- a CDS encoding Glu/Leu/Phe/Val dehydrogenase dimerization domain-containing protein, translated as MSITWTDHVTGRQGFLVVDRLVRGVASGGLRMRAGCTLDEVIGLARGMTMKEALHYDPQGRYIPLGGAKGGIDCDPRDPAAYGVLVRFLRAVRPTVENVWTTGEDLGLTQDLVDRAAAEAGLVSSIQAVYPLLDDETAARRRLADAFAVEVDGIGLDELVGGCGVAESALAALDRAQLPYREARVAVQGLGTMGGATARFLSRAGLAVVAVADVKGTIANPDGLDVEALLAARDAYGTVDRAALRPSDAELPGDAWLSAEAEVLVPAAVSYAIDAANQEAVTARWIVEAANMPVLPEAEEALAARGVTVLPDVVVNSGTNAWWWWTLFGDIGPDAEQAFAYTRRAMRTLVDRTLTRAETDGTTPRAAAHALVADRLPVIAERFGWYR; from the coding sequence ATGTCGATCACCTGGACCGACCACGTCACGGGCCGCCAGGGGTTCCTGGTCGTCGACCGGCTGGTGCGCGGGGTGGCCAGCGGCGGGCTGCGGATGCGGGCGGGCTGCACCCTGGACGAGGTGATCGGGCTCGCCCGCGGCATGACCATGAAGGAGGCGCTGCACTACGACCCGCAGGGCCGCTACATCCCGCTCGGCGGCGCGAAGGGCGGCATCGACTGCGACCCGCGCGACCCCGCCGCGTACGGCGTCCTGGTGCGGTTCCTGCGGGCCGTGCGGCCGACCGTCGAGAACGTCTGGACCACGGGCGAGGACCTCGGGCTCACCCAGGACCTGGTGGACCGCGCGGCGGCCGAGGCCGGACTCGTCTCGTCGATCCAGGCCGTGTACCCGCTCCTGGACGACGAGACGGCCGCCCGACGGCGGCTCGCGGACGCCTTCGCCGTCGAGGTGGACGGCATCGGCCTCGACGAACTGGTCGGGGGCTGCGGGGTCGCCGAGTCGGCGCTCGCCGCCCTCGACCGGGCCCAGCTGCCGTACCGGGAGGCCCGGGTCGCGGTGCAGGGGCTCGGCACGATGGGCGGGGCGACGGCCCGCTTCCTCTCCCGCGCCGGGCTCGCCGTGGTCGCCGTCGCCGATGTGAAGGGGACGATCGCCAACCCGGACGGCCTGGACGTCGAGGCGCTGCTCGCGGCGCGCGACGCGTACGGCACCGTCGACCGGGCGGCGCTGCGCCCCTCCGACGCCGAACTGCCCGGCGACGCCTGGCTCTCGGCCGAGGCGGAGGTGCTGGTTCCGGCCGCGGTGTCGTACGCGATCGACGCGGCGAACCAGGAGGCGGTCACGGCCCGCTGGATCGTGGAGGCGGCCAACATGCCCGTGCTGCCGGAGGCGGAGGAGGCGCTGGCCGCGCGCGGGGTGACGGTGCTGCCCGACGTGGTGGTCAACTCCGGCACCAACGCCTGGTGGTGGTGGACCCTGTTCGGCGACATCGGCCCGGACGCGGAGCAGGCGTTCGCGTACACCCGCCGCGCGATGCGGACCCTGGTCGACCGGACCCTGACCCGCGCCGAGACGGACGGCACCACCCCGCGCGCCGCGGCCCACGCCCTCGTCGCGGACCGGTTGCCGGTGATAGCGGAACGTTTCGGCTGGTACCGGTGA
- a CDS encoding MBL fold metallo-hydrolase gives MSGFRSLSSGLSSLQPAAFGADPSGERMARIRRSPHFKDGVFQNPGGTARTRPSGSAKSLAKVYIDKETRARRAPQGTVPVHATTLADIAAPPADGLRLTWMGHSSVLAEIDGQRVLFDPVWGERCSPFPFAGPKRLHPVPLPLAALGPVDVVVISHDHYDHLDMPTIKALAGTDTLFAVPLGVGAHLEHWGVSADRLRELDWHEATRVGDLTLTATPARHFCGRGLRNTQHTLWASWAVAGPEHRVYHSGDTGYFEGFKDIGAAHGPFDATMIQIGAYSDFWPDIHMTPEEGMRAHLDLQGGEPRGVMLPIHWGTFNLAPHPWAEPGEGTLAAARATGSRVALPHPGQPFEPTSETVPADPWWRGVALAPAGGWPESGAGTPDALTDTVSDVQGKNSTGTGEPETVQAG, from the coding sequence GTGTCCGGTTTCCGTTCCCTGAGCTCCGGGCTCAGCTCGCTGCAGCCCGCGGCCTTCGGCGCGGACCCGAGCGGCGAGCGGATGGCCCGCATCCGCAGATCACCGCACTTCAAGGACGGTGTCTTCCAGAACCCCGGAGGCACCGCGCGGACCCGGCCCTCCGGTTCGGCCAAGAGCCTGGCCAAGGTCTACATCGACAAGGAGACCCGGGCCCGCCGCGCACCCCAGGGCACCGTGCCGGTGCACGCCACCACGCTCGCCGACATCGCCGCGCCGCCCGCCGACGGGCTGCGGCTGACCTGGATGGGCCACTCCAGCGTGCTCGCCGAGATCGACGGGCAGCGGGTGCTGTTCGACCCGGTGTGGGGCGAGCGCTGCTCGCCGTTCCCGTTCGCCGGGCCCAAGCGGCTGCACCCGGTCCCGCTGCCGCTGGCCGCGCTCGGCCCGGTCGACGTCGTCGTGATCTCGCACGATCACTACGACCACCTCGACATGCCCACGATCAAGGCGCTGGCCGGCACGGACACGCTGTTCGCGGTCCCGCTCGGGGTCGGCGCCCACCTGGAGCACTGGGGTGTCTCCGCCGACCGGCTGCGCGAGCTGGACTGGCACGAGGCGACCCGGGTCGGCGACCTCACCCTGACCGCCACCCCGGCCCGGCACTTCTGCGGCCGCGGCCTGCGCAACACCCAGCACACCCTGTGGGCGTCCTGGGCCGTGGCCGGGCCCGAGCACCGGGTGTACCACAGCGGTGACACCGGGTACTTCGAGGGCTTCAAGGACATCGGCGCCGCGCACGGCCCGTTCGACGCGACGATGATCCAGATCGGCGCGTACAGCGACTTCTGGCCCGACATCCACATGACGCCCGAGGAGGGCATGCGGGCCCACCTGGACCTCCAGGGCGGCGAGCCGCGCGGTGTGATGCTGCCGATCCACTGGGGCACCTTCAACCTGGCCCCGCACCCGTGGGCCGAGCCCGGCGAGGGCACCCTCGCGGCGGCCCGCGCCACCGGCTCGCGCGTCGCGCTGCCCCACCCGGGCCAGCCCTTCGAGCCCACCTCCGAGACGGTCCCCGCCGACCCGTGGTGGCGCGGCGTCGCCCTGGCCCCCGCGGGCGGCTGGCCGGAGTCGGGCGCCGGGACGCCCGACGCGCTGACGGACACGGTGAGTGACGTCCAGGGGAAGAATTCCACGGGCACCGGAGAGCCCGAAACGGTCCAGGCGGGCTGA
- a CDS encoding sensor histidine kinase — protein MAHLRAPAPRADRRDGGRHGRPVARTAPALPEAHIRSHLRRLAVLPPTAVALSACAAVLFTVRSTGAHLGPTLWGVLAGAFSVALAGILIAAVAADRAARFLSDRVLALRRGSARGEADLRALVASLRRGETPPARAPRGGPPADADDFDLLACDLARAHDGALTAVVQAAQLSSQAGDEQKLEVFLNLARRLQSLVHREISALDELESSIEDPDLLKGLFHVDHLATRIRRHAENLAVLGGAVSRRQWSNPVPMTEVLRSAIAEVEQYSRVRLVPPVAGTLRGHAVADVIHLLAELVENATVFSAPHTEVLLRTNLVTSGLAVEVEDRGLGMPLAEQRRMNALLADPDQVNVGRLLADGRIGLFVVSQLARRHGIDVRLQSNIYGGVQAVLVVPQELLGAEPGVGTATAATAFGLGTVVGAGAAMAPGVRAGAGAEAGIGLAPGAGAGMAPGVGVGLAPGAGAGVNDGAEAARYLVDAGGARAGNHRADTVREEIPGHPGHPGHPGHQGHQGHQGDPGHLVHAVHAGPVQSGPVHAGTVPGRADQAEAAPAGPVQAGPVPAGAAPAHRPPPAPADPSAVGPLPVRGARQERANPAEAVPGVGPDHRRLLAERPVEPLTPRVGEARGTLDKPQLPRRRAQEHLVPELRGGPLPRPSDEPPVDHDPGLMAAFRRGVGLAEARQHLEGDRQDPGILRMESAYTGPVHMDRESLLAGHAPLEVRPADPARRHPDPAHAGNVPLPGTPPAG, from the coding sequence ATGGCTCACCTCCGTGCACCGGCCCCCCGCGCAGACCGCCGCGACGGCGGGCGGCACGGGCGGCCGGTCGCCCGCACCGCGCCCGCGCTCCCCGAGGCCCACATACGTTCGCACCTGCGCAGGCTCGCCGTACTGCCGCCCACCGCGGTCGCCCTCAGCGCCTGCGCCGCCGTCCTGTTCACCGTCCGCTCCACCGGGGCGCACCTCGGGCCCACCCTGTGGGGCGTCCTCGCGGGCGCCTTCTCCGTGGCCCTCGCCGGCATCCTGATCGCCGCCGTGGCCGCCGACCGCGCCGCCCGTTTCCTCAGCGACCGCGTGCTCGCTCTGCGCCGGGGCAGCGCACGCGGCGAGGCCGACCTGCGCGCCCTGGTCGCGTCGCTGCGGCGCGGCGAGACCCCGCCCGCCCGCGCCCCCCGCGGCGGCCCGCCCGCCGACGCCGACGACTTCGACCTCCTCGCCTGCGACCTCGCCCGCGCGCACGACGGCGCCCTCACCGCCGTCGTCCAGGCCGCGCAGCTCTCCAGCCAGGCGGGCGACGAACAGAAACTGGAGGTATTCCTCAACCTCGCCAGGCGGCTCCAGTCGCTGGTGCACCGGGAGATCTCGGCCCTCGACGAACTGGAGAGCTCGATCGAGGACCCCGACCTCCTCAAGGGTCTCTTCCACGTCGACCACCTGGCCACCCGCATCCGCCGCCACGCCGAGAACCTCGCCGTGCTCGGCGGCGCCGTCTCCCGGCGGCAGTGGAGCAACCCCGTCCCCATGACCGAGGTGCTGCGCTCCGCCATCGCCGAGGTCGAGCAGTACAGCAGGGTCAGGCTGGTCCCCCCGGTCGCCGGCACCCTGCGCGGGCACGCTGTCGCCGACGTCATCCATCTGCTGGCCGAACTGGTCGAGAACGCCACGGTGTTCTCCGCCCCGCACACCGAGGTCCTGCTCCGCACCAACCTCGTCACCTCCGGACTCGCCGTCGAGGTCGAGGACCGGGGGCTCGGCATGCCCCTCGCCGAGCAGCGGAGGATGAACGCCCTGCTCGCCGACCCCGACCAGGTCAACGTCGGCCGGCTGCTCGCCGACGGGCGCATCGGCCTGTTCGTCGTCTCCCAACTGGCCCGCAGACACGGCATCGACGTCCGTCTCCAGAGCAACATCTACGGCGGCGTGCAGGCCGTGCTCGTCGTGCCGCAGGAACTGCTGGGCGCGGAACCGGGAGTGGGCACGGCGACGGCGGCCACGGCCTTCGGGCTCGGGACGGTCGTGGGGGCGGGGGCCGCCATGGCGCCGGGGGTGCGGGCGGGCGCGGGGGCGGAGGCTGGCATCGGCTTGGCGCCGGGCGCGGGCGCTGGCATGGCGCCGGGCGTGGGGGTCGGCTTGGCACCGGGCGCGGGCGCCGGTGTGAACGACGGCGCCGAGGCCGCGAGGTACCTGGTGGATGCCGGCGGTGCCAGGGCCGGGAACCACCGGGCGGACACCGTCCGGGAGGAGATCCCGGGCCATCCGGGTCACCCGGGCCACCCGGGCCACCAGGGCCACCAGGGCCACCAGGGCGACCCGGGTCACCTGGTGCACGCCGTCCACGCCGGACCCGTCCAGTCCGGACCCGTCCACGCCGGAACCGTCCCGGGCAGAGCTGACCAGGCCGAAGCCGCTCCGGCCGGGCCCGTCCAGGCCGGGCCCGTCCCGGCGGGCGCCGCTCCCGCGCACCGGCCGCCCCCGGCTCCCGCCGACCCCTCCGCCGTCGGCCCCCTCCCCGTCCGCGGCGCCCGTCAGGAGCGGGCCAACCCCGCCGAAGCCGTCCCCGGTGTCGGGCCCGATCACCGGCGGCTGCTCGCCGAGCGGCCCGTGGAACCCCTCACCCCCCGGGTCGGTGAAGCGCGCGGCACCCTGGACAAGCCGCAGCTGCCCCGGCGCCGCGCCCAGGAGCACCTGGTGCCCGAACTGCGCGGCGGGCCGCTGCCCCGCCCGTCCGACGAACCGCCCGTGGACCACGACCCGGGACTGATGGCCGCCTTCCGGCGCGGCGTCGGTCTCGCGGAGGCCAGGCAGCACCTGGAGGGCGACCGCCAGGACCCCGGCATCCTGCGGATGGAGTCCGCGTACACCGGCCCCGTCCACATGGACCGGGAGTCGCTGCTCGCCGGACACGCGCCGCTCGAGGTCCGGCCCGCCGACCCCGCCCGCCGCCACCCCGATCCGGCCCACGCCGGGAACGTCCCGCTCCCCGGGACGCCCCCCGCCGGATGA
- a CDS encoding roadblock/LC7 domain-containing protein: protein MASDAPTSQVSDLDWLMSGLVQRVPHTNSAVLLSCDGLVKSVHGLDADSADHMAALASGLYSLGRSAGARFGDNGDVRQVVVELASTLLFVTTAGSGTCLAVLADREADAAVLGYEMSMLVKSVRPYLTTAPRRHAVEPPAMRP from the coding sequence ATGGCGAGCGATGCGCCGACCAGCCAGGTATCCGATCTCGACTGGCTGATGAGCGGCCTCGTGCAGCGCGTGCCCCACACCAACAGTGCGGTACTCCTCTCCTGCGACGGCCTCGTGAAGTCGGTCCACGGCCTCGACGCCGACAGCGCCGACCACATGGCGGCGCTGGCCTCGGGCCTCTACTCCCTCGGCCGCAGCGCCGGGGCCAGGTTCGGCGACAACGGCGACGTCCGCCAGGTCGTCGTCGAACTCGCCTCGACCCTGCTGTTCGTGACCACGGCCGGCTCCGGCACCTGTCTCGCCGTCCTCGCCGACCGGGAGGCCGACGCGGCCGTCCTCGGCTACGAGATGTCGATGCTGGTCAAGAGCGTCCGCCCGTACCTCACCACCGCGCCCCGCCGGCACGCCGTCGAACCACCGGCGATGAGGCCTTGA
- a CDS encoding DUF742 domain-containing protein, which translates to MAAAGDGPWLDEAAGRLVRPFTVSNGRTRPTIALDLLSQVMVTGATPLGHLGPEYALALDLCRAPVPVAEVAAHLKLPAAVTKVLLSDLVDCGALTTKPPVFHDNPTDRALLEAVLDGLRRQL; encoded by the coding sequence GTGGCGGCGGCCGGTGACGGGCCCTGGCTCGACGAGGCGGCCGGCCGGCTGGTGCGGCCCTTCACGGTCAGCAACGGCCGCACCCGGCCGACCATCGCCCTCGACCTCCTGTCGCAGGTGATGGTCACCGGAGCCACCCCCCTCGGCCATCTCGGCCCCGAGTACGCGCTGGCGCTCGACCTCTGCCGCGCGCCCGTCCCGGTCGCCGAGGTCGCCGCCCATCTGAAGCTGCCGGCGGCGGTCACCAAGGTGCTGCTGTCGGACCTCGTCGACTGCGGGGCGCTGACCACCAAGCCCCCCGTGTTCCACGACAACCCCACCGACCGGGCCCTTCTGGAGGCAGTGCTCGATGGACTACGACGACAGCTCTGA
- a CDS encoding GTP-binding protein: MDYDDSSDPFPTALKILVAGGFGVGKTTFVGAVSEIAPLSTEELLTTVSAATDRLDGIENKVETTVAMDFGRITLDPRHVLYLFGTPGQERFWFMWDELSEGALGAVVLADTRRLQECFAAIDFFEQRGVGFIVAINEFDGAHRYDPDEVRAAMDLAPEIPVVRCDARISSSGVQTLLTLVQHLIAHAPAPAPSHGVPR; this comes from the coding sequence ATGGACTACGACGACAGCTCTGACCCGTTCCCCACCGCGCTGAAGATCCTCGTCGCGGGCGGGTTCGGGGTGGGCAAGACGACCTTCGTCGGCGCGGTGAGCGAGATCGCGCCCCTCAGCACGGAGGAGCTCCTCACCACGGTCAGCGCCGCGACCGACCGGCTCGACGGGATCGAGAACAAGGTCGAGACGACGGTGGCCATGGACTTCGGCCGCATCACCCTCGACCCGCGACACGTCCTGTACCTCTTCGGCACACCCGGGCAGGAACGGTTCTGGTTCATGTGGGACGAGCTCTCCGAGGGCGCGCTCGGAGCGGTCGTCCTCGCCGACACCCGCCGGCTCCAGGAGTGCTTCGCCGCCATCGACTTCTTCGAACAGCGCGGTGTCGGCTTCATCGTCGCGATCAACGAGTTCGACGGCGCCCACCGCTACGACCCCGACGAGGTCCGCGCCGCCATGGACCTCGCCCCGGAGATCCCGGTGGTCCGCTGCGACGCCCGGATCTCCAGCTCGGGGGTCCAGACCCTGCTCACCCTCGTCCAGCACCTGATCGCCCACGCCCCGGCGCCCGCGCCGAGCCACGGCGTCCCCAGGTGA
- a CDS encoding GAF domain-containing protein — protein sequence MTYDPASGPAGRLLLTPEDKEAPARTRRLRGLGLGERPDPSLDVYADQLAELTRAPYAMVNFIDDRGQFLAGLHIPPRPPAAPDGDRAAPGACRRLGRDHGFCPHVVVRGRALVLEDVRDYPRFACNPVVDGYGIRSYLGAPLIESTGMVLGTVSVADVRPRPWGKPGLAAIKKSAAELVARLEHREEARRQQR from the coding sequence ATGACGTACGACCCGGCGTCGGGTCCGGCAGGCCGGCTGCTGCTCACCCCCGAGGACAAGGAGGCCCCGGCCAGGACTCGGCGGCTGCGCGGCCTCGGGCTCGGCGAGCGCCCCGACCCGTCCCTCGACGTGTACGCGGACCAGCTCGCGGAGCTGACCAGGGCGCCCTACGCCATGGTCAACTTCATCGACGACCGTGGCCAGTTCCTCGCGGGACTGCACATCCCGCCCCGGCCGCCCGCCGCCCCGGACGGCGACCGGGCCGCACCGGGCGCCTGCCGCAGGCTCGGCCGCGACCACGGGTTCTGCCCGCATGTGGTGGTCCGCGGCAGGGCGCTGGTCCTGGAGGACGTGCGCGACTACCCGCGCTTCGCCTGCAACCCGGTCGTCGACGGCTACGGCATCCGCTCCTACCTGGGCGCGCCCCTCATAGAGAGCACCGGCATGGTCCTGGGCACGGTGTCCGTCGCGGACGTACGGCCGAGGCCCTGGGGCAAGCCGGGTCTCGCGGCCATCAAGAAGTCGGCGGCGGAACTCGTCGCCAGACTGGAACACCGGGAGGAGGCACGGAGGCAGCAGCGGTGA
- a CDS encoding GPP34 family phosphoprotein, with amino-acid sequence MNTARDLVIVAMGGEQDRPVETGDLSLALAGAELLDLAEAGALTLDDDLIVPGAETVPADRLLAEAARALLRQEPYETVEDWLWRRGRGLSSAYVVEFERDGLIARKRDHRISLGGRRAALVDSPERSRAERRLADGERVLVALTVEVGIRDEPPAEDGTRGTEGAEATDEAEGTGEVGGSGESVELGTGTEPENGTGTRTGTAAEEGTGTENGNGTGAEEPDDPVDRVLAAVGSAVTELEGVRRRRAVEDAAYENVWRGL; translated from the coding sequence ATGAACACCGCCAGGGACCTCGTGATCGTCGCCATGGGCGGGGAGCAGGACCGTCCGGTGGAGACCGGCGATCTGTCGCTCGCGCTGGCGGGCGCCGAACTGCTCGACCTCGCCGAGGCCGGCGCGCTCACTCTGGACGACGATCTGATCGTGCCCGGCGCGGAGACCGTGCCCGCTGACCGGCTGCTGGCGGAGGCGGCGCGGGCGCTGCTGCGGCAGGAGCCGTACGAGACGGTCGAGGACTGGCTGTGGCGCCGGGGCCGCGGTCTCTCGTCGGCCTACGTCGTGGAGTTCGAGCGGGACGGGCTGATCGCCCGGAAGCGGGACCACCGGATCTCGTTGGGCGGCCGGAGGGCGGCGCTCGTCGACTCGCCGGAACGGTCGCGGGCCGAGCGGCGCCTCGCGGACGGCGAGCGGGTGCTGGTGGCGCTGACAGTGGAGGTCGGGATCCGCGACGAGCCACCGGCCGAGGACGGGACCAGGGGGACGGAAGGCGCGGAGGCGACGGACGAGGCGGAGGGAACGGGCGAGGTCGGCGGCTCGGGAGAGTCGGTGGAGCTGGGGACCGGAACAGAGCCGGAGAACGGGACCGGGACCAGGACCGGGACCGCGGCCGAGGAGGGGACCGGGACGGAGAACGGGAACGGGACCGGCGCCGAGGAGCCGGACGATCCGGTCGACCGGGTGCTGGCGGCCGTCGGCAGCGCGGTGACCGAGCTGGAGGGGGTGCGGCGCCGTCGGGCCGTCGAGGACGCGGCGTACGAGAACGTGTGGCGCGGCCTGTAG